The Chlamydiota bacterium genomic interval GCTTGAGTTGCAGGTTGTTGCTCATGTCGGGCTTGTGGGTTTTCCAAATGCGGGGAAATCTACTTTGCTCAATAAGGTTTCTAATGCAAAATCAAAAGTTGCTGATTATCCTTTCACAACCCTTTCACCTATCTTGGGAGTCTTGAAATTAGATGCCGTCAATGATCTTGTTATTGCGGATATGCCAGGATTAATTGAGGGGGCTCATCGGAATGTAGGATTAGGCCATGAATTCTTAAGGCACCTGACCCGGACGCGTTTTCTTTTGTTTGTCATCGATATGTCAGGGGTCGCTATTCCAAGTCCTCAAGATGCTTTTTCCATTCTTATTCAGGAACTTGGACATCATGATCCATCGCTCTTAAAACGTCCACGGGCCGTTGTTGCGAACAAAATGGATTTGATTGGAGCTGAAGAGAATCTCAAGGTTTTTTGTAATCAATACCCTCAAGAAGAATTGATACCCCTTTGTGCTTTAAAAGGGGAGGGAATAAAGGATTTGATTTTGGAATTGGCAAAGGTAAAATTGAGTACGAAGACGAGTCCATAGTCAACGGTCCACAGTCCGTAGAAATAAATACTTTCTTTAAATCTGTCGATCGTCGACTGTCGACTGTGGACTCTTTTCATTCACTCGTGACCGTTATAAATAAGGTTCAACATGAACAGCGATATTAGAAAAAAGCTTCTCAATGGGGCTAAAAGAATTGTTGTCAAGGTCGGGACCAAGCTTTTAGTCAATGCTCAGGGTCATCTGGATCAGGTGCGAATGACCCAGCTTGTTGAGGAATTGCGTTGGCTGGTCGAGTCTGGATATGAAACGATTTTAGTCAGTTCAGGTGCTATTGTGACCGGGCTTGAAGCGCTTGGTTTATCTAAGCGCCCAAAAGAACTTCCCAAGCTTCAAGCAGCGGCTGCGATTGGGCAAGGGCTTTTGATGCACCTTTATCAAGAGACCTTTTCAAAACATGGAGTTCAAATTGCTCAGGTTCTTCTCACGGCTCAAGATTTGGAGGAGCGGCGAAGGCATTTAAACGCTAAGAATACCTTTGAAGCTTTATTAGCAAAAAAAGTGGTTCCGATTGTGAATGAGAATGATACTGTGGCTGTTGATGAAATTAAGTTTGGGGATAATGATCAACTCTCCGCTTTGGTTGCCAATCTTGTTCATGCAGATCTTTTAATTATTTTGACGGATCAAGAGGGATTTTTAAAAAATGGGGACGTGGTTCGGACCATTTTTGAAATCAATGAAGAAATTGAAACATGGGCTCACAGAGCGAATGATTGGAAAGGGATTGGAGGGATGCAATCAAAGCTAGAAGCCGCTCGGATGATGATGAGATCGGGCGAGTCCATGATGATTGCGAATGGATTCACGAAGGATATTTTAAAAATGATCTTTCGCGGGGAGGAAGTCGGGACTTTTTTCATTTCCAAAAATGTGAAAATGTCTGGAAAAAAAAGGTGGATTGCCCATTTTGTAAGACCTAAGGGCGGACTCGTTTTAGATGAAGGAGCGATTGAGGCTGTGTGCCAGAAGAGGCGGAGTCTTTTGCTGCCAGGAATTTTGGACATCAGAGGGATTTTTA includes:
- the obgE gene encoding GTPase ObgE; translated protein: MMFIDHVFVDVRGGNGGTGCASFRHEKYVPRGGPNGGDGGDGGDVIFQASRNLTTLIDFRFRPIIQAKEGAHGKGSLKNGEDGEDVTVQVPMGTLVKNSQTLELLCDLDEDGMSFIVAKGGKGGRGNTHFHTSTHQAPREFEYGAEGESLRLLLELQVVAHVGLVGFPNAGKSTLLNKVSNAKSKVADYPFTTLSPILGVLKLDAVNDLVIADMPGLIEGAHRNVGLGHEFLRHLTRTRFLLFVIDMSGVAIPSPQDAFSILIQELGHHDPSLLKRPRAVVANKMDLIGAEENLKVFCNQYPQEELIPLCALKGEGIKDLILELAKVKLSTKTSP
- the proB gene encoding glutamate 5-kinase, whose protein sequence is MNSDIRKKLLNGAKRIVVKVGTKLLVNAQGHLDQVRMTQLVEELRWLVESGYETILVSSGAIVTGLEALGLSKRPKELPKLQAAAAIGQGLLMHLYQETFSKHGVQIAQVLLTAQDLEERRRHLNAKNTFEALLAKKVVPIVNENDTVAVDEIKFGDNDQLSALVANLVHADLLIILTDQEGFLKNGDVVRTIFEINEEIETWAHRANDWKGIGGMQSKLEAARMMMRSGESMMIANGFTKDILKMIFRGEEVGTFFISKNVKMSGKKRWIAHFVRPKGGLVLDEGAIEAVCQKRRSLLLPGILDIRGIFKKRDAVSLFDEKRYEVGRGEVAYSSEELKGMIEEKGKKNSKKAPSEVIHRDHLVIL